GATGGTCTACACGTCGGGCCAGCTGCCGTTCGTCGGGGGCGAGCTCGCCGCGACCGGCAAGGTCGGGGCCGAGGTCAGCCCGGAGGAGGCCAAGCGCCACGCCCGGACGGCGGCGCTGAACGCGATCGCGGCGGTGGACGCGCTCGTCGGTCTCGAGTCGATCGTCCGGATCGTGAAGGTCGTCGGGTTCGTCGCGTCCGCGGAGGGGTTCACCGGCCAGCCGGCCGTGATCAACGGCGCGTCGGAGCTCTTCGGCGAGATTTTCGGCGACGCGGGCGCGCACGCCCGCTCGGCGGTGGGTGTGGCCGAGTTGCCGCTGGGGGCGCCGGTCGAGGTCGAACTGATTGTCGAGGTGAGCTGATGGACCCGGACATCGAGGCCGCGTGCCACGAGCTGTTGCTGCGGCTGGCCGGGCGCATGCCCGACCGGCTGCTGTGGCGCTACCGGGACTGGCTGGGCGAGGGCGCGATGTCGACCTTGGCTCGAACGTTGCCGCGCACGTTGCTCAAGCACAACATCGACCTCGACCAGCCGGAGTATCGCCTGCTCGTGGCGGGCCTCGTGCCGCACGGCGCGGACTGGCACCAGGTGAGTTCGACCCTGGGGGTGGACGAGGTCGGCGAGAACCGGTACACATTCACCCCGAGTGCACCCGATCAGGTGAACTCGGTTGACTCGGTGTCCGCGCTGGTCCACGCCACCCTGCGGGGTCGGCCGGACGTCGGCGAGGTGCGGCAGAGCTGGCGTCAGCGCACGGGGGAGGAATCCAAGCGCGTGCTGTTGATCACGGCCCTGTCGGGGCTGCCGAGGCTGACCGGGGAGCTGCAGCGGGTCCTGCGGGTGCTGGGGGACGAGGAACCCAGCGTCGAGGTGATGCCGCCGCGGTTCGAGCTGCCGGAGTACCACCAGGCCGCACTGGCGAGCTCCGAGCTCGTCTGCGTCGGTGCGGTGGACACCGGGAACCGGCTCGTCGCCGCGTAACGGCACTCCTGCCGAGCTGGAGGGAGAAAGTCAGATGGTGGACGTCCACGACGGGATCGCGGGCGACGGGTTCGCGGTGCCGTTGCGCCTGCACAACCTGTTGCTGGGTCTGGCAGGACGCCTGGACGACAGCCTGCTGTCGGAGGCGCGCGAGCTGATCGCGCGAGCGCGCCTCGACGAGGCCGCCGAGCTGACCACGGGCGCGCTGATCGCGGGCCGGTTGCCGGTCCGCGAGGCGGAGCGGCACGAGCTGGCGCTGGTGCTGGAGCTGACGCGGTCCGACGCGACGCTCGCCGACCAGCTGGTGGTGAACGACCCGGAGGCCGAGACCGGCGTCCTGCACCGCTTCACCGGTGACAACCACCCCGAGCACGGCATCGCCGACGCGCTCGACCGCACCCTCCAGGTGCTGCCGGACCTGCGGTCGGTGCACGCGGTGTGGCGCAACACCCCGGCCGGCAGCGTGCCGGGCCCGCTGCCGCAGCGCGTGGTGCTCGTCGAGATCGGCCCGGAGGGCAACCCGCCTGCCGCCGCGTACCGCATCGACGCCGCTCTGCGGCGCGCCGGGATCCGGTCGGTCGTCGAGGTCACCGGGCCGTCCACCGAGCGCTCCCGCTACCACGAGCAGGCGCTCACCGCGGCCACCGCGGTGTGGCTCTCCGGCGGGGCCGTCCCGTCGTCCGCTCCCACGGCGCCGGCGCAGCGCCAGGGCTCCGGCCGTCACGTGGCGCACGCCACGGTCGCGGCCGGGGACGAGCCCGAGGAGCCCGAACCTCCGGCCGCGGAGGAGACCACCACCACCGAAGCGGCAGCGGAGACCGAGCCCACCGAGGTCGTCGCGTCCTCCGGCGGGCCGGGCCACGTGTTCAAGCCGCGCGAGGAGGGCCCCGAGCCCAGCCGCGTGGAGAACACGATGGACATGACGTCCGAGGAGGTCGCGCAGCTGCGGGCGCAGCTGGCGGCGGAGGACGGCGAGAAGCCCAGAGCCGTGGCCTCGGCGACGATCGGCCCGGGTGAAGTGATCGAAATCCCGGAGCTCGACCTCAACGACCCGCAGCTGTCCGAGCGCGACCGCCAGCTCCTGCGTGAGCTGCACGCCGAGCTCGCCGAGCGGGAGCGCGCCGAGGCCGCCAAGGTGCGGGCGAACGGTTCGAGCCGGTCCGAGGACGACCCGCGCTGGGTCGACGGCTTCTCCGGCTCGTGATTCCCACGTAAGTTGCGTCATGTGGTGCAACTTGATTTCCGGATCCCGGGGAGCATGAACTTCTCCGTCGCGGAGCCGGCCGAACCGGCCGTGCCCCGCGACGCGGCGACGGTGCTGTTGCTGCGGGACGGCGCGAACGGTCTCGAAGTCTTCCTCCAGCGGCGCGTGGCGGCGATGGCGTTCGCCGCGGGCATGACGGTCTTCCCCGGCGGCGGGGTGGACCAGCGCGACGCCGACGCGACGATCGCCTGGGCCGGTCCGCCCGCCGCGGACTGGGCGGGCTGGTTCAACGGGACCGAGCAGGTGGCGCGCGCCCTGGTGTGCGCGGCGGTGCGGGAGACCTTCGAGGAGTCCGGGGTGCTGCTGGCAGGCACCGCGGACGAGGTCGTCACGGACACCGCCCGGTACGCGGGCGCGCGGGACGAGCTGGTGTCGCGGGAGCTGTCGCTGGCCGACTTCCTGGCTCGCGAGGGCCTCACCCTGCGCTCCGACCTGCTCCGCCCGTGGGCGCACTGGATCACCCCGGTGCAGGAGAAGCGCCGCTACGACACCCGTTTCTTCGCCGCGATCCTGCCCGCGGGGCAGGAGGCCGACGGGAAGACGACCGAGGCCGAGTCCTCCGGCTGGTGGCGGCCCGCCGACGCGCTGGCCGACGCCGAGGCCGGCCGCAGCATGCTGATGCCGCCGACCTGGCACACGCTCACCGAGCTGGCCTCGTTCGGCACCGCCGAGGAGGCGCTGGCCGCGGAGCGGACGGTCGAGGCGATCATCCCGAAGCTGATCCGCGAGGGCGACGCGATCCGGGTGGTCGCGGAATGAGCCACCCCGCCTACGGCGTGCGCCGCGAGGTCTCGCCTTCCGCAGCCGTCGTGCTGGAGAACAACCCGTCGACGATGACGCTGGACGGCACGAACACCTGGGTGCTGCGGGCGCCCGGCTCGGCCGAGTGCGTCATCGTGGACCCCGGTTACCAGGACCTGGACCACCTGCCGCTGCTCACCGAGCAGGGCCCGGTGGCGATGATCCTGCTCACCCACCACCACCCGGACCACACCGAGGGCGCGCCGTGGCTGGCCGAGCGGGTGCAGGCGCCGGTGCGGGCCTTCGACGCGGCCCTGTGCCGGGACGCGGACCCGTTCGCCGACGGTGACGTGATCTCCGCGGCGGGCCTGGACATCGAGGTCCTGCACACACCCGGCCACACCGGCGACTCGGTGTGCCTGCGTGTCGGGGACCAGGTCCTGACCGGCGACACGATCCTCGGCCGCGGCACCACGGTGCTCACCGACCTCGGCTCGTACCTGGACTCCCTGCGACGGCTGGTCGACCTGCCGTCCGGGCTGCTCACGCTGCCCGGCCACGGCCCGGAGATGGCCGACCTGCGGGTGATCGCGCAGGAGTACCTGGACCACCGCGAGCAGCGGCTGGACCAGGTCCGGGCGGCGCTGGACAAGCTCGGCGCGGACGCCACCGCTCGGCAGGTGGTCGAGGTCGTCTACGCCGACGTCGACCGTGCGCTGTGGGCACCGGCCGAGCACAGCGTCAAGGCGCAACTGGAGTACCTCAGGAGAGGTTGACGCGGCTTGCGTGGCGGTGCTGGTGGCGGAACCTGAGGCGGCCCCTGGCTGGGGGATCGCCTCCTCATGTATGCCGATACACCACGTCGGCGCTGTCCTCGCCAGGAA
The window above is part of the Amycolatopsis thermoflava N1165 genome. Proteins encoded here:
- a CDS encoding RidA family protein translates to MSWGDRLAELGIELPGVAAPVAAYVPAVRSGSMVYTSGQLPFVGGELAATGKVGAEVSPEEAKRHARTAALNAIAAVDALVGLESIVRIVKVVGFVASAEGFTGQPAVINGASELFGEIFGDAGAHARSAVGVAELPLGAPVEVELIVEVS
- a CDS encoding NUDIX hydrolase produces the protein MNFSVAEPAEPAVPRDAATVLLLRDGANGLEVFLQRRVAAMAFAAGMTVFPGGGVDQRDADATIAWAGPPAADWAGWFNGTEQVARALVCAAVRETFEESGVLLAGTADEVVTDTARYAGARDELVSRELSLADFLAREGLTLRSDLLRPWAHWITPVQEKRRYDTRFFAAILPAGQEADGKTTEAESSGWWRPADALADAEAGRSMLMPPTWHTLTELASFGTAEEALAAERTVEAIIPKLIREGDAIRVVAE
- a CDS encoding MBL fold metallo-hydrolase: MSHPAYGVRREVSPSAAVVLENNPSTMTLDGTNTWVLRAPGSAECVIVDPGYQDLDHLPLLTEQGPVAMILLTHHHPDHTEGAPWLAERVQAPVRAFDAALCRDADPFADGDVISAAGLDIEVLHTPGHTGDSVCLRVGDQVLTGDTILGRGTTVLTDLGSYLDSLRRLVDLPSGLLTLPGHGPEMADLRVIAQEYLDHREQRLDQVRAALDKLGADATARQVVEVVYADVDRALWAPAEHSVKAQLEYLRRG